The genomic interval CCTGATTGGGTCATACTGGCACCATTATCAAAAAAGGGGACTGATCGTAACCTGGATCTACGTCTTCTTCCAACATGGCAGTTGGCTCCTGCGAGGGTTAGATGATGAAGTAACACAATCATTTCACCCCCGAGCCGCCGCCTCTTCAACCTCTCCAATCCACAACTATTGGTTATATCTCAACGACGCTTTGCCTTCGACATCTTTAATGCGGGCCTGGCCGGCCGGCACCGGCATGGCCAGCACGGCGATGTCGCGACAAAAGTCATGCACCGCCTGCGGTTGGGCCAGCGCGGCGGCCATCAAGATCAGCATGAGCTTGTTTCATGCGCTCTCTCTTAGTCGCAATCATTCACGATAAACTGCTTCGCGATTAACGAGCAGCTCTCCACCATGTTCTTCCGGTAACGCCACCGGAGTACTCTGTCAGTCTTGTTGTAACCAATCCTGGTACAGCCGCTGGATCTCCCCGTGCCCGAGTACTCCATCGGCTACCGCCATGCCGTAAGTCAGCTCGAATGATTTCTCCGATCGTAATGGAAGCTCGTGATTATGCAGGTCGAGTGTTGCAGAAAGATAGGAGAATGGCTCAACCATCGAGAACCAGAGTGTTGGGTGTCGACGATTCGCAGGATTGCCGAACATAGCCACGGTCGCGCCAGCACCGCTTCCTTGCGCTACATAGGCGCACCAACTGGCGCGGATCAGGTTTTCGTTTCTATCTTTTGGCTCGGCACTGCGATCGTTGGCAAAGAGAAACGTACCGGCTTGAGGCATTACTTGCGAAAATCGCATACCGAGTCCGACATAGCGCTCGCCGCGGAGCGCAATCGACTCTCGGCTATCGGCAGGTGACAATTGACTGGACCAAGTCAACAACAAGCATTTTGCGCTTTTCTCATGCCAGCCAGTGAGATTGCGGCGTTCATGCACGAGCGGGCGGTTTTCACGACCGAGCCAATCCACCACCTGTGTAACGACGAATTTCTGCGGGCCTTCATCCCGCGATTCGACATGGCACTGCAGATCGTCGCCCCGTTGGCGACCAATGGACGGCAATCCATCGACGCCGGACCTTTCCTGCCAGAAGTCCACATCGTTCACGCTCAGCCCGAACATCAGGCCGTGATGATGCACATGATCGGGCGGAGAATCTACCAGCAGTTGGACGCCCGAGGGCGTGTGGAGTTTCGACACATAAGGCTTGTACGCGTCCTTGGCGGATCGATATTCAAGAACCGGCTTGCCATCGAATGTCACCATGACCCCATCGCTGAGCCGTTCCGCCCGAAAACCGCCATCCTCCCCACGGCTGAGCGTGCATAAAAAAGCGGACAGCACCAACGTCGCCGTGAAAATCAGTCGAGCATGCAGCCGCATGCGCTGAGAGCCCGAAACGCCCGTGGCGGGACTCGCGGGCTTATGCTGGTTTGATCGTACGTGCCTGGGCATCGAACACCACTTTCCGCCCGAACCGATAAGCCGCATCGCCCAGGG from Pirellulales bacterium carries:
- a CDS encoding PmoA family protein, with product MPRHVRSNQHKPASPATGVSGSQRMRLHARLIFTATLVLSAFLCTLSRGEDGGFRAERLSDGVMVTFDGKPVLEYRSAKDAYKPYVSKLHTPSGVQLLVDSPPDHVHHHGLMFGLSVNDVDFWQERSGVDGLPSIGRQRGDDLQCHVESRDEGPQKFVVTQVVDWLGRENRPLVHERRNLTGWHEKSAKCLLLTWSSQLSPADSRESIALRGERYVGLGMRFSQVMPQAGTFLFANDRSAEPKDRNENLIRASWCAYVAQGSGAGATVAMFGNPANRRHPTLWFSMVEPFSYLSATLDLHNHELPLRSEKSFELTYGMAVADGVLGHGEIQRLYQDWLQQD